In Miscanthus floridulus cultivar M001 chromosome 19, ASM1932011v1, whole genome shotgun sequence, the DNA window GAAGTAAGCAGAACTGAACAGATATATTTTGCACGATTAGCCATGGATAGGCAACGTTTATTTAACAGAAGTAGTGAGCAAGGTTGGCTATCAGAGGAGTCCACGAGAAGAATTAGAGAGTTATGTGAGTTGGAGTGCTTACATGTTTGATTTTAAGTTAAGCTGCCTCCATCCCTTTTCGTATTATGTAGAAAATAGAAGTCACATATAGATGTGTATCGTACATGTCTTTTACATGGAAGGAAATATTTTTTTGGAACACCTTGGCGATATTACTAGGCCATTATAATAATAGATTTGTTTGAAGCGTTTCTTCTCAACTGTGAGCAAACTTCATATTTGGTTAATATATTAGCTACATATTTTCTCATATAAAATCAGCATGCAGGAACAGAAAGCATCAAATGCGCACACCATGCATCATGCAGGCATGTGGCTCGCCATGCCACCCAAATCAAAGACGATCACCGGCAAATGAAAAGGTACCTTGCTCCGCTGGCCACGGAGAAAGGGCAAAGATCCGCTTGTTGTCATCATTTGCAGACTTGGATTTGATGACTACGATAGCTCTTGTAGAGTCCCTAGGTTAGTATCATCAATCTGAGGGCACCATGCCATGCGGCTAGCATTCGGCGGCGTGTCATTTCCAGCGCTGGTTGTAGTGATCCCAGCAGTGGAGGATGCCATCATGGTATGCCAGCCACGTGACATGTGCCCATGGACTCATGGTACTGAAGTAGGTACTCCGTCGGAGGCTGTACGTAGTCAGCTAATCCAAGTCAGCTAATGCCGATGATATTACTTGGTCGTCGTCTGCAATAGTCAATCGCTGGTCTCGCATGGCAACCCCAAAGAACTCCATGATGCACGTGCATTGGTCCATGTCCTCCTTCGTGTTGCTGGTGATCCTAGAGTTTTGCGGCAAAGATTGGCGCATGATGCACGTCACGGTGGCCTTTTGGGATTATGTATTCTTCATCAGGTGTGCTTCTTTGCTTGCATATTTTTTGCGGGAGCTTTGCTAGCATATAATACTACTAAAAATTTAGGTGCCTGATAATTACCAAGTATGAATATCTCTCTACTGGAATTGTACAAAAAAATGTTGAAACGAATGCACTGTCAACAATCTAGCTATGTGCTTCGTCATGGTCTTTCCAAAAGCATCTTATTCTGTGTTGAAGACTTGTAATATATTACAAATTTTTCACTTTGACTTCAAGAAAATACACCTTTTAGGTGACACACATTAATTTCATCTTGATTCTATTATCTCGCCCAACTTGCCAACTGCATCTTCTTTACTTAACAGATGCATCTATTCATGACTATTACAAATTATGGTCTTACTTGGTTTTGCATTCTATTCTACCTTGCTTTTGACTACCAGAGAAACAAAGATCATATCGCTAATTCTGATGAGTTCCATATCAAACTTCAAACCTCTAATCTAGATGGGAGCAAATAAACAGATCATGGACGCTAGCCAACAAACAATGCTCCAACCCAAGTAGTATTGTATTGGACCTGTGGGCTTTCTTAATCTAGCTAGCCATTTTGTCAGTATCATTTGTGCTTCATTCTCAAATCCTTTTTCTTGAAAGAAAAAGTACCTCAGTCTAAATAATCGTTTTGTTGGAAGTGCTAGTGATCTTcccaaacctttttttttttaaaaggctTCTCAACCTAAGCCATTCTTTTGTCTATATCCCTTTATCTTGTCCAATCTAACTACCCGTGACATATTGTTTAGTTTTGGAATCTCAACCACTACTGATGGTATTCCTCATCCTCCTAATATATACCGATAGGAAAAGCTAACCTTCAGCATCATCATGGTGATTGTTTGCTTGAGCTCCAGACATGTGGTTGATGTGTTTGTTATTCTCAATGAACAAAATCTTTTTGTATCTATAACCGTATAATAAAGAAAGAGAAATTATGTGTCATATACATATTTGCATGTAGGTTAATCAAAACAAACGTGGATGACTGAAGGAAATTAAGAATTGTATATACCAACACCATATTGTATAGATCTGAATTCCGCGAGAATATGCACCAGGCATCTTATGTTCCTAAGGTACATTACACAGAGCATGCTACAACCAACACAGAGCGTGCTGAAACCATTCCTCCAGGTTTTCACTCAGCGCAAAATATGCTGGCCACTACATATATATACACCAAAATGCTGATTGCTAATAATAGTGAAAATCAACGGACCGATTCCTGGCTACCTTGTTCAGATTTACTTACGGGGTTTCACTTTCCTTGACGATCTTCTTGTAACCTGATCTGACTTATTGATAGCATTACTGTTGGGTTGGTCCAAAACTTGCTCACCGTTGCTTTCAGTGACAACTGTTTCTGGTTCAGCTGGCTCAACATCGGCATCTGGTTTCTTACTGCCACCACCATTTCCCCTTGCTTTTCTCGAAATGGCACCCACGGTATCTTTGTTTTGTTGTCCCCTGGCAGCCCTGGAGGTTGAGGCTCGCTTTTTTGGCTTCAAAATATCTGCATCTTCTCCCTCAGTCCCTGAATCCTTGGTATCACCGTTCTCTTCTAGTCGTTCCAGGTTAGCGGCTATCATTTTGCTGGACTGGGTTCCAATCAGTTTTTGCAATTGCGGCACATAGGCAGTAGTCTGAGTAAACAAAGTAGTATCAGAAGTTAGACCTGTCTGGCCATAGCTGAAGGTCTAGTACTGAAGTGGATAATTACTTACCCTGCCACCAGCTGTGATGAATTCAATTTTTTTTCCTGAAGGACCAAAAACTTAATTAATCCTCAGAAGGAATCAAAGTCTGGTGCGAGTGTGTATGCAGCATTGGAATTAACAAGTTTGATTTGTCTTATACATCATCATATAAAAAGACAGATATCAGCAAACACCATAAGTGAAGGCTTTGCCCAAGTATGTTAAGGGAAATCATGACTAAAAGTGAGGAAAGTCTTACCATTGACTTTGCCAGGCTTCTTGCCCCAACGGTGATGAAATAACCATTCCTTTGGAAAGCGGCCCATGTCAGCATCAACTTCAACAGCATATTTCACAACCTAGTAAATTCTTAATCAGGAGTTTGGTATGCTACAAGGCTACTTCAGTAGAATGTAATTCAGTACATAGCGTTGTCCAATTAGACCCACCTCTTGGATACTACGGTGCAGTGCTTCACAACTCTCCCTAGGTAGATTCGAAGCAATCTGTAATGGATGGATCCTTGACTGAAAAAAAAACATATCAAATTTAATTgctgaagggcaggcctggtgcagtggtgagagctgtctcactgagtcaccaggtcgtgggttcgaagcaacctctccgcagattttgcgggggaaaggcttgtctcggtttatcccttccccagaccccactcatgtgggagcctccggcactgggtctgccctttatcAAATTTAATTGCTACATTTTATGCAAGCCACACCAACTGCTGTTGAATGTACGAATACCTGGTAAAGCACCTCGTCTGCAATCCAATTACCAATGCCTGATATAAAGCTCTGCTCATTTTATAAAAACTGCAACAAGTCAAGTGTGTACATTGCAGGGAAAAGATTTTTGCATGGGAAAGATTGTATTGGTTGGATGCTGATCACCTGATCAAGTAAAAGAGCTTTTATCCCAATCTTCTTTCTACCCAGGGAGTCCAAGAAATTGTCGACAGACATTGGCTCAAACAGAGCATCTGGACCTAGCTCAGAAATTGGGGGTACAGTTTCAGGCTGCAAATATAACTTGGGTGAGAAAATCTGTACGAGAAACAGGCAAGAAATCTTCAGATTTTTAAACAGAACCTATGAAAAATACCTACATCGTCAAACAAACGGACTCTTGCAAAGCGCCGTTTATCAGTGAAAGAGAACTCCAAACCATCATCAAGCTATAAATCAAGCCAAAAGGTTAGAAATAACAAGGCTCCAAACCAACATCCCACGagccaaattttcaaatttacgCAAATGGGCTAGTATGAAACTGAACTGAGATTAATATTAAATGTGCCTTTCACTCTTTGAACTGAACAACCATTAAAGCAGCCATCAGAGATGAAACTGAGATTAATCAACAATACAATTTGTTCCCCAAGTTTCTTTCTATATCCTAATTAGCAAGTGGGGGGCATCCACACCCACTGTCCATGTGGTTTTGTTGAATGATTAGTTACTGGCTCATCTGAAGATGTATTTTTTACTAAGTTTACTGGAAGACATTTCTTGCTTTTTGACTGTTATTGTACTAATCAATAATAGTGTGCACGAACAAGGATTCAATGTAGATTTAAACTTGATAACTTGTAGTACTGGACATCACATTTTATCAGTATATACATACAATCCCAGTTGCAGAAGTAACATATAACCAACAAGAGCGTGAGTGCCACGCTAGAAAACAAAATTGATGCGACATTATGTTTGGGATCGTTACCTCAGCAAAGAATTTGGAGTATTTGGAGGGCCACTCCTCTTCGGAATTGACAACGGATCTGCAGCCTTGCGAAGAATTATTTCCTAGAAACCGATTGCTGAGCTCACAAAATTGCAAAGTATAAAACGGAAAAAGGTCACTTGCCTCTTATACTTCGTCACAGGAATGCCTTTGATATATATCGCGCCTGCCATCCCTGCAATCCAAAGCATGCTCTTATAACCCCTCACTTCCTTAGTATAAGACCCACGCAAAGTAGCAGAATTCATGCGATTGCTAAGGATAATTAAACCTGAATCACAACTAATCACGGTAATTTTCGACCAGATTCTTAGCAGCATAAACCAAAGGTGACATTTCAACTACCAATTTTTGAATAACAACAATACACAAGGCAGGCAACGCAGCACTAGCAGGGCACCGAAGCTATAGCAGTACCAAAGACTGGCCAACTCTAGAGGCCGCCACGTAGTAAGTAGTTCTTGCGGACTGACCGAACTGGAAGGATGGGA includes these proteins:
- the LOC136529812 gene encoding formamidopyrimidine-DNA glycosylase-like isoform X2, whose translation is MPELPEVEAARRTLQAHCVGRRIARCAVADDAKVVVAAAGRAAFERSMVGRTIVAARRRGKNLWLQLDAPPFPSFQFGMAGAIYIKGIPVTKYKRSVVNSEEEWPSKYSKFFAELDDGLEFSFTDKRRFARVRLFDDPETVPPISELGPDALFEPMSVDNFLDSLGRKKIGIKALLLDQSFISGIGNWIADEVLYQSRIHPLQIASNLPRESCEALHRSIQEEWLFHHRWGKKPGKVNGKKIEFITAGGRTTAYVPQLQKLIGTQSSKMIAANLERLEENGDTKDSGTEGEDADILKPKKRASTSRAARGQQNKDTVGAISRKARGNGGGSKKPDADVEPAEPETVVTESNGEQVLDQPNSNAINKSDQVTRRSSRKVKPRK
- the LOC136529812 gene encoding formamidopyrimidine-DNA glycosylase-like isoform X1, translated to MPELPEVEAARRTLQAHCVGRRIARCAVADDAKVVVAAAGRAAFERSMVGRTIVAARRRGKNLWLQLDAPPFPSFQFGMAGAIYIKGIPVTKYKRSVVNSEEEWPSKYSKFFAELDDGLEFSFTDKRRFARVRLFDDPETVPPISELGPDALFEPMSVDNFLDSLGRKKIGIKALLLDQSFISGIGNWIADEVLYQSRIHPLQIASNLPRESCEALHRSIQEVVKYAVEVDADMGRFPKEWLFHHRWGKKPGKVNGKKIEFITAGGRTTAYVPQLQKLIGTQSSKMIAANLERLEENGDTKDSGTEGEDADILKPKKRASTSRAARGQQNKDTVGAISRKARGNGGGSKKPDADVEPAEPETVVTESNGEQVLDQPNSNAINKSDQVTRRSSRKVKPRK